The DNA window GTTCTGTAAGCTTGAACGTCTGCAACCGCTTCATGGCGTGGAGGCTCCGTCTTTGCCTTGATCATCGCATACCCAAACGACGTCCTTCAGCTCCGTGGACAGAGTTCTGTAGAACTGCAAACGATAGATGTGAGGTTTGTATACTGAATCGATGATTACAACTACTTGGGTCTACAGACAGAATTTCAAAGACCAGTACATTTTGAAACTCCAGTGTATCTCCCTTTGCCTTCTTCAGCTCAACCACATGCAGGGATGGAGCCACTTGGAAAACCTAAACATGCCACAAGATAATATCTCAATTAGTAATTATCTTTTATTTCCATATGTTTTTCTTATCACTGGGTGTTCTCCCTTACCTCAGTGGCGACATTTAgatttccttttcttcctgctTTTGGGTTCTCCATTAGCATCTAGAAAGAACAGCGGGGGACAAAAAAGATATGAAGACTTGTGAAGATTCAGTTCATGGTATAGGGGGTCATAAACATAGTTTTATTTATTGATTTCTGATTTTTGTTCAAAATCAGTAGGACTAATCGAAAGTTATATTGTGACAATAGGAACATTAGAGGCAAGGATTGCCATCACACCTTGTAGTTTTTCTTTTGGATATCGAACCCAAGTGGCTTAGCAGCTTCTTCTATTCTATTGATGATTTCTTTCGGAGGACATTCCGATGCAAATCTTGTTTCTCGCTTGTACTTCTGTCAGAGATTAGTAAAATTGAGCTTATCATCACAATGGCACAGTTCAAACTGTTTTATAGGTAAAGTGTATAGTAAAATACATTATATAGGCGGTCTGAATTGACTCAGGATATACACTTCTGCAACTCAAAATATTCTTACCTTATCAGATTCAAAGAAATTCTCCAGATTCAGCCCCTTGTTCATTGAAATCAATTCAAATGCATTCATCGAGGTTGGTTGCCCTTCCATTTCCTCTGTCACAAGAAGTTCCTGGAAAATGCATAACACCATTAACTTAATCATCATATTTCAACCACCAAAGGCTTAGTACTTTCTAGTGACAAGCTGGTTCAATCAATTAATTCACCTCTGAGTCTCCAAAAGCAGCATGAACATCATCTAGAGTAGCTTGAAATTTCTCATCGAAAACAGGTGGCTTGTAGCCCTTTTTGAACCATGGATCCTTTTGTACTTGAGGAACCGTAATCCGCTGGTAAGAAAACAATGGAAAACCAAGTAAGACGGCAATCTGCAAGTAACATAGGCATTTACAAGACACTAAGAGTACTTCATATTTGTAGAGGAAAAGCCATTCAAAGCGTGAAAACGTTCAGCAACTTAATATTGAAACTCATGCAGTACAGGGACATCACTTGTGCTTCATGAAAATCATTCTTATTTACACATTCATATTTCAGTAGTGACTTACAGTTGAAGGATTAGGATCCAGAATTCTGGTGACCAGCCTCTTGGCTCCAGCAGAAAACCAAGAAGGACATGTAAACTGAGCTCCTGAGATCTGTCAACAGAGAGTAAATTAAAAATATCCAAAATGCTAGTATTTGAGGTGTTGTTTTTTGCATAGCACGAGGCGTTGTTCCATCTGTGTATACCTTTTTATAAAGGGATGCAATGTTGTCATCCTCGAAAGGCAGATGTCCTGCAAGCAGCACAAACAGGATTACCCCACAAGACCAAAGGTCTGCAAGGGCACCATCATAGCCTTTGTCATCAATAACCTACATAACAGATAGCAATTTGTGTTAGGCAAACTTATTTCTGGTTAAAACAAAAAGATGAGGAGCTGTAAAAACACAAATTACCTCTGGAGCAACATAGTTAGGTGTTCCACATGTAGTATGCAGTAGTCCATCGTTCTATTACAATTAAAATAGTTCAAGAATTGTGGTGAAATTAGCGAAATGCAGTGAAACGCAACAAAACTGCAATAACTTCTGTAATCTTTCAGATTGTTGTCTGATTGTACCTTCACTTGGTCAGATATAGCACTTAACCCAAAATCTGAAATTTTGAGGTTTCCAGCAATATCAAGCAACAGGTTCTCTAGCTGGCACACGAGAAGCATCAGTGTGTCAATTTCATACTATTTTGCTAGATCATATCTGATGACACATACAAAGCGCAGAATCAAGGCGCAATACTACACCTTCAAGTCTCTGTGGTATACACCCCTACTATGGCAATAATCTACTGCATTTATCAGCTGCTGAAAGTATCTGCGTGCTTCATCCTCCTTCAATCTTCCACTTGTGGCCTGATTGTGAATTCGGACAACAAATTACCAAGCTGCCGTGCAAAGAAAAACAACTACGGTGCTATATAAAGCAGGGATATGTCCAATATTTGTATATGTAAATATTAGGCCAGACAAGCAGATAGGGTGCTACATAAATTACACGACAAAAAATGTAATAGTATGTACTTACTACGATATCATGGAGCTCTCCGCCCATAACAAATTCCAGAACAATGTAAATCCTCGTTTTACTTCCCATCACCTGTTATAagaaaaaagggaaaaaaatccAAATGGGTTATGAACTGTAGATCTGGATGTGCATATTTCAATCGCAGGCAATGTAATAGCGAAAAATTATTTGTATATTTGGAGTTTAGGGTTCACCTCATACAGTCGGACAACATTGGGATGCTGTATTAATTTCATCGTGCAAATTTCCCGCTTAATCTGGCATATAGTTTAGAGTGGCATCAATAATTTATCTTTTGAGTAGATATGACAAACAAAAAGGAAAGATTGAGGAAACTTTTCATGCACAGTGAAAATCAAGGAGAGTAGCACACAGTTTTAATCCCCACCTGTTCAACCAATTTGTGCTTCTGAACCTTTGCTTTGCCAATGATCTTGATAGCTACATGATCCCCAGTTTCCATGTTCTTTGCAATCCGGACCTTTGCAAATGTTCCTTCCCCAATTGTGCGGCCAAGCTCATAGTTGCCAACGCAGCGCTTCACTTTAAGTGAAGCAGCTCTCTTGGCCCTATACATGCTCCAAGACTGTCTTCCTAATCGCCTTGAAACCAATTGTCAGAGACCTGGTGGTGCAGGGAAAACAAACATTCAGGCTCCAAAAGCAAAGCGAATCAATAAACCGAAACTAGAAGCAGATCACTAGATGGGCAATGCGCGTGTGTCAGAAAGGAATTCAATGAACTGGATCTCGGCATTCACTTGTTCCGTAGTAAAACCCAGGCCATTGAGACCTGAGATTTCGTTCAGCCAAAGGcaggatttttttttaaaaaggccTGAAATTTCAGAGAAATGTGAGGCATTTGTGATTGGAGTCATTtcccggcatcttgtttgaatCTCGGAAGCGATACAAGACCAAGCACGACGGCAGATTAGCTACAATTGTGCAGCAACAGTAGGAAAGGGGGCAAAACGAGAGAAAAGCGGGGATCAAGGCGCAGCTAACGCGCATACAAACAAGTCATGCCTGCCTCACAGCCTGATCCAAAAGTTGTGAGGGAAGGAGACGAGCAGCCCAAATGCGAACGGCAAAGCTGGACTGATAGATTTTGAGCCAAGCGGAAGAATCGAAGAAAAAACGGAATGCTCAAGTGCAGTGTACCTTGAAGAAGTGCGTAGAGCGGCGTGGTCAGGACATGAACATCCCGAGCGccagaagagagagagagagagagagagagagagagagaggagggaggcggaTTTgggttgagagagagagagagagagagagagagagatgtgaAGAATGTGaagaagaggcagaggaaagGGACGAGAGAGGCAGAGGTTGGAAATAGCAACAGGACGAGAGAAGACACAAGAGAAAGCAGCTTTTAATCTACTATAATTCGAGACTGCTTGTGATTGTTGAAATTGACAAACCGTTTCATCTTTCTCTTCAAGCAAGGCACCCAGGTTTCTGTGTCTCTCTGTGGGCGGGGCGCCCCCTGCTGCCTGGTGCCTACGCTACGCACTAGACACACGGTTCACGGTCTCTTTTTTTATTGATGATGATGGGTAGTTATCTTTAATCTGTCCTGGACCAGGTTGTTGCTGCTTACTATACCATGCCATGGATGGGAATGAAAATTGGATCATCTCATCATCCATGTCCAATGTCAACAACAAGCTAGACTGACGCGTACAGTACATTACAGCTAGCTGGTTCAACACAAGGGATGTGTCATGTGAGCACGCATGCGTAACTGACGCGTATATACAGTACTGTACAggagatggatggatggatggatagaTGATCCTTTcgtccttccttccttcctttctttcttcaagcCAAAGCCATTATCAAGTCAAGTCAACAATGCAATGCAACGGAAAGAATGAAACAGGCCGCCAGAATGCCAGATGGCCTGCAACTGCATGCCATGCGACGACCTGGAGAGCAGGGCAGGAAGCTTCCTGGCAGGTGCCTGCTGCTAGGTAGGTACTAGGCAGGCGTCAATTGGCAGTTTACGTGAG is part of the Panicum hallii strain FIL2 chromosome 2, PHallii_v3.1, whole genome shotgun sequence genome and encodes:
- the LOC112882855 gene encoding CBL-interacting protein kinase 3-like, translated to MYRAKRAASLKVKRCVGNYELGRTIGEGTFAKVRIAKNMETGDHVAIKIIGKAKVQKHKLVEQIKREICTMKLIQHPNVVRLYEVMGSKTRIYIVLEFVMGGELHDIVATSGRLKEDEARRYFQQLINAVDYCHSRGVYHRDLKLENLLLDIAGNLKISDFGLSAISDQVKNDGLLHTTCGTPNYVAPEVIDDKGYDGALADLWSCGVILFVLLAGHLPFEDDNIASLYKKISGAQFTCPSWFSAGAKRLVTRILDPNPSTRITVPQVQKDPWFKKGYKPPVFDEKFQATLDDVHAAFGDSEELLVTEEMEGQPTSMNAFELISMNKGLNLENFFESDKKYKRETRFASECPPKEIINRIEEAAKPLGFDIQKKNYKMLMENPKAGRKGNLNVATEVFQVAPSLHVVELKKAKGDTLEFQNFYRTLSTELKDVVWVCDDQGKDGASTP